Proteins from a genomic interval of Streptomyces sp. NBC_00820:
- a CDS encoding CHAT domain-containing protein → MNTPENLKSWVDFLLTGPPDFETLQIHLKSVREDDRAAALALLERRTAAAAEAGRPAEAEWLAFLADCARRVWRTAPHDQGLPGFAAVLDRAVKLGGLLDAFLLFRRERAVLPEDPVPAAQKLLGAYEGVGTDQRAAVLAALAMATPDAPMAAVQARTWWAFGLMARASWHETRGQAGTRTTLDRRHALFHATRAVEALRLPGGPTPVPLTAQQAEVAYWAYGMLAQAHRSLGDLRSGIDVLLECERRLRHLDDDPQRWIELDRVLANELQALGHHRAARPRFDRVLESADQVTGGRANGFRVNVLIARGKNHLFGGALTAASADFRQAADDAEALGLVPEAVQARSLLANSLQVRGRSREALRVFEENLAATLRDRLLRPHALRCALAQQLRQMGYLKEAEEQYRLALAEMHEGTATRSANEVGCLSGLGDVAEARGDRHEAMAFYERSYRTASAFHRESQGIATLAMALKRQAEEDGTPGMAEEALRRLTRLRQDAEALGNSDSDDATGLAVISCLTRLDRWAEAAALGRELIARADERGGHDDGTDRLGIADGEARRMNFVDTFRGRPELRAECLAYALSCRDESRRQVAGTPWPAQRAEVCGRALPTYEALMGLLADHGDELSLPDARSVPEWCFDLHEEVKARDLLTDLSHAASAVPPPPRSAPGSLLAEEDRLLRTLRHDATRSALGELGLTADASADRITTRLAAVHSALESHAPEYVRLRRGAPMRLAEARELIRRHAPAEGMVLVSYFCGKDDTYCFVLTSDDASPRMHRIPLGRSRIEALSRRLRIVFNGGPDASGVLLRPLPARRPGKRDTSFLAELTPLLEPFADLVGDRRLVAVAAHGPLSGVPFAALPLPSGGRLGESNAVVNVPGVSSLRHLLAHPAAAARRAVSVGCAGREDDTALFEHDGVLLAEGPWQSVPPLAGLAATPDAVRDALARADLAHVTAHGFADTDDPLDAALLFSDGATRPSKSWEPHNLPARARHLLRVRDVASADAAPHRLVLRACSAGWGEADHPGADLAGLTWAFLRSGSRCVIAPRWDVHQESSRELLAAFYRRLGRGEATWRALWGAQRDMAEDTARPWLGHIFHWSAFTVTGDWR, encoded by the coding sequence ATGAACACGCCGGAGAACCTGAAGTCCTGGGTCGACTTCCTGCTGACGGGGCCGCCCGACTTCGAGACACTCCAGATCCACCTGAAGTCGGTTCGCGAGGACGACCGGGCCGCCGCCCTGGCGCTGCTGGAGCGGCGGACCGCGGCGGCGGCCGAGGCGGGTCGTCCCGCCGAGGCGGAATGGCTGGCCTTCCTGGCCGACTGCGCCCGGCGCGTCTGGCGGACGGCCCCGCACGACCAGGGCCTGCCCGGCTTCGCCGCCGTGCTGGACCGGGCCGTCAAACTGGGCGGCCTGCTGGACGCGTTCCTCCTCTTCCGCCGCGAGCGGGCCGTCCTGCCCGAAGACCCGGTGCCCGCGGCCCAGAAACTGCTGGGCGCCTACGAGGGCGTCGGGACCGACCAGCGGGCGGCCGTGCTCGCCGCCCTGGCCATGGCGACCCCGGACGCGCCGATGGCAGCCGTCCAGGCGCGGACGTGGTGGGCGTTCGGACTGATGGCGCGGGCGTCCTGGCACGAGACCCGCGGGCAGGCCGGGACGCGCACGACACTCGACCGACGGCACGCCCTGTTCCACGCCACCCGTGCCGTCGAGGCACTCCGCCTCCCCGGCGGGCCCACGCCGGTTCCCCTGACCGCCCAGCAGGCGGAGGTCGCCTACTGGGCGTACGGAATGCTGGCCCAGGCCCACCGCAGTCTGGGGGACCTCCGCTCGGGGATCGACGTGCTGCTGGAGTGCGAACGGCGGCTGCGCCACCTGGACGACGACCCGCAACGGTGGATCGAGCTCGACCGGGTCCTGGCCAACGAGCTGCAGGCACTGGGCCATCACCGGGCCGCGCGGCCGCGCTTCGACCGGGTCCTGGAATCCGCTGACCAGGTCACGGGCGGCAGGGCGAACGGGTTCCGGGTCAACGTGCTGATCGCGCGCGGCAAGAACCACCTGTTCGGCGGGGCACTGACGGCCGCCTCGGCGGACTTCCGGCAGGCCGCTGACGACGCCGAGGCGCTGGGGCTGGTTCCGGAAGCCGTGCAGGCCCGCTCTCTGCTGGCCAATTCACTGCAGGTGCGGGGACGGAGCCGGGAGGCGCTGCGGGTCTTCGAGGAGAACCTCGCGGCGACGCTGCGCGACCGGCTGCTCAGGCCGCACGCGCTCCGCTGCGCCCTCGCGCAGCAGCTGCGCCAGATGGGGTATCTGAAGGAGGCGGAGGAGCAGTACCGACTGGCCCTGGCCGAGATGCACGAGGGCACGGCCACACGGAGCGCGAACGAGGTCGGGTGCCTGTCGGGGCTGGGGGACGTCGCCGAGGCGCGCGGCGACCGCCACGAGGCCATGGCCTTCTACGAGCGCAGCTATCGCACGGCGTCCGCCTTCCACCGCGAGAGCCAGGGCATCGCGACCCTCGCGATGGCCCTCAAGCGCCAGGCCGAGGAGGACGGAACACCCGGCATGGCAGAGGAGGCCCTGCGCCGCCTCACCCGGCTCCGGCAGGACGCCGAGGCGCTCGGGAACTCCGACTCCGACGACGCGACGGGCTTGGCGGTCATCTCGTGTCTCACCCGCCTCGACCGCTGGGCCGAGGCGGCGGCCCTCGGCCGGGAGCTGATCGCGCGGGCCGACGAGCGCGGCGGCCACGACGACGGCACGGACCGGCTCGGCATCGCCGACGGCGAAGCCCGGCGGATGAACTTCGTGGACACGTTCCGCGGCCGGCCCGAACTGCGCGCCGAATGCCTGGCGTACGCGCTCTCGTGCCGGGACGAGAGCCGGCGCCAGGTCGCCGGCACACCGTGGCCCGCCCAGCGGGCCGAGGTCTGCGGCCGCGCCCTGCCCACGTACGAAGCTCTGATGGGTCTGCTCGCCGACCACGGCGACGAACTGTCCCTGCCCGACGCCCGCTCCGTCCCCGAGTGGTGCTTCGACCTGCACGAGGAGGTGAAGGCGCGGGATCTGCTGACCGATCTGTCCCATGCCGCCTCGGCGGTACCCCCACCGCCCCGGTCGGCGCCCGGAAGCCTGCTCGCCGAGGAGGACCGGCTGCTCAGGACACTGCGGCACGACGCCACGAGGTCGGCTCTGGGTGAACTGGGCCTCACGGCCGACGCGTCCGCGGACCGGATCACCACTCGGCTGGCGGCCGTCCACTCGGCGCTGGAGAGCCACGCTCCGGAGTACGTACGTCTGCGGCGGGGTGCGCCCATGCGGCTGGCCGAGGCCCGCGAGCTGATCCGACGGCACGCGCCGGCCGAAGGCATGGTCCTGGTCTCGTACTTCTGCGGCAAGGACGACACGTACTGCTTCGTCCTGACGTCCGACGACGCGTCGCCCAGGATGCACCGGATCCCGCTGGGCCGGTCCCGGATCGAGGCCTTGTCCCGGCGGCTGCGCATCGTCTTCAACGGTGGCCCGGACGCCTCGGGTGTGCTGCTGCGCCCGCTGCCCGCGCGCCGTCCCGGCAAGCGCGACACGTCCTTCCTCGCCGAACTGACGCCGCTGCTGGAGCCCTTCGCCGATCTCGTCGGCGACCGGCGGCTGGTGGCCGTCGCGGCACACGGACCGCTCTCCGGCGTCCCGTTCGCCGCGCTGCCGCTGCCGTCGGGCGGACGGCTCGGGGAGTCGAACGCGGTGGTGAACGTGCCGGGCGTGAGCAGTCTGCGCCACCTTCTCGCGCACCCGGCCGCCGCGGCCCGCCGCGCGGTCTCGGTGGGCTGTGCCGGACGTGAGGACGACACCGCGCTGTTCGAACACGACGGCGTTCTGCTGGCCGAGGGACCGTGGCAGTCGGTGCCACCGCTGGCCGGGCTCGCCGCCACCCCGGACGCCGTGCGTGACGCGCTCGCCCGCGCCGATCTCGCCCATGTCACGGCACACGGATTCGCCGACACGGACGATCCGCTGGACGCGGCCCTGCTGTTCTCCGACGGCGCGACCCGCCCCAGCAAGAGCTGGGAACCCCACAACCTGCCCGCCCGCGCCCGTCATCTGCTGCGCGTCCGGGACGTCGCGTCCGCGGACGCTGCGCCGCACCGCCTCGTGCTGCGCGCCTGCTCGGCGGGCTGGGGCGAGGCGGACCACCCCGGCGCCGATCTCGCGGGTCTGACCTGGGCGTTCCTGCGGTCGGGGAGCCGCTGTGTCATCGCGCCCCGCTGGGACGTGCATCAGGAGAGCTCGCGCGAGCTGCTCGCCGCGTTCTACCGGCGTCTGGGCAGGGGGGAAGCCACGTGGCGGGCTCTGTGGGGAGCCCAGCGGGACATGGCGGAGGACACCGCGCGGCCCTGGCTCGGCCACATCTTCCACTGGAGCGCCTTCACCGTGACCGGGGACTGGCGCTGA
- a CDS encoding serine/threonine-protein kinase, whose translation MGENRLLQGRYRLLDLIGRGGMGEVWRARDESLARQVAVKCLKPPGPQHDPSGTRVLRERFRREARVAAGLTHRGVTVVHDFGESGEVPYLVMELLEGRDLSRLMEDNNGHPLPVDDVVDIAAQVAAALAYTHRQGVIHRDLKPGNIVRLTDGTVKICDFGIARLGHDLGRTARLTGTGIAMGTPHYMSPEQIGAAEVDRRSDLYSLGCVLYEIATGAPPFDLEDAWAVLLAHRDTPPRPPRDRRPGLPARIERIILDLLAKRPEERPHDADELVRRLAGGRTASESGHGSGPGPGYVPTVVTAPVPVGAPGTREARLPSWSRSMTTGHKAVGTGLCATPPDAGAALTGSWTAPTVSPASPGSPVPSASLVPSASPASPTRPGAAGAAGAGVAELAAVAVRSQPSSAEAAVLTARHREGLALARHGRWAEAGEVHQAVAAARAALLGPDHPDTLASRREAALSLSRTGRSADALRAYTEIAAAGARVLGPDDPDTLAARQETAYVLGRLGRHAEAHQVYTSVLAARLRVMGPDHPDTLRCRHNLAVSLSRLGRPGESRRIALEVAAARARVLGPEHADTLVTRYEVAYALGQSGRWEEALHTYREVAEARARTLGADHPDTLAARHETGICLGRLGRGEDALRVYRDLVVDRTRVQGPQHPETLRARHGTGVNLGRLGRWEEALAEARDVRALRERALGTGHPDTLVSRREIAVALSWLGRWADALTEHRRVAAARERILGPGHPDTLASRHDEAHCLEQLGHGAEAAELYRRVAVLRRRPDSGGC comes from the coding sequence ATGGGGGAGAACAGGCTGCTCCAGGGCCGGTACCGGCTGCTCGATCTGATCGGGCGGGGCGGGATGGGCGAGGTGTGGCGGGCCCGTGACGAGTCACTGGCCCGGCAGGTCGCGGTGAAGTGCCTCAAGCCGCCCGGCCCGCAACACGATCCGTCCGGCACCCGTGTCCTGCGGGAGCGGTTCCGCCGCGAGGCCAGAGTGGCGGCCGGGCTCACCCACCGCGGGGTCACCGTCGTCCACGACTTCGGCGAGTCCGGTGAAGTGCCGTACCTCGTGATGGAGTTGCTGGAGGGGCGCGACCTGAGCCGCCTCATGGAGGACAACAACGGGCATCCCCTGCCCGTGGACGACGTGGTCGACATCGCCGCCCAGGTCGCCGCCGCCCTCGCCTACACCCACCGGCAGGGCGTGATCCACCGCGACCTGAAGCCCGGGAACATCGTGCGGCTCACGGACGGCACGGTGAAGATCTGCGACTTCGGCATCGCCCGCCTCGGCCACGATCTCGGCCGTACCGCCCGGCTGACCGGCACCGGCATCGCCATGGGCACCCCGCACTACATGTCTCCGGAACAGATCGGCGCTGCCGAGGTCGACCGGCGCAGCGACCTGTACTCGCTGGGCTGCGTGCTGTACGAAATCGCCACCGGAGCACCCCCGTTCGACCTGGAGGACGCCTGGGCCGTCCTCCTCGCCCACCGCGACACCCCGCCCAGGCCGCCCCGCGACCGGCGCCCCGGACTGCCCGCCCGGATCGAACGGATCATCCTCGACCTGCTGGCGAAGCGACCCGAGGAACGACCTCACGACGCGGACGAGTTGGTGCGCCGCCTGGCCGGCGGCCGTACGGCGTCGGAGTCGGGGCATGGATCGGGGCCGGGGCCGGGGTATGTGCCGACGGTCGTGACGGCACCGGTCCCGGTCGGCGCCCCGGGGACGCGCGAGGCCCGACTGCCCTCATGGAGCCGGAGCATGACCACCGGGCACAAGGCGGTGGGCACCGGGCTGTGCGCCACGCCGCCCGACGCCGGGGCCGCCCTGACCGGTTCCTGGACCGCGCCAACGGTGTCGCCCGCGTCGCCCGGCTCGCCCGTGCCATCCGCGTCGCTCGTGCCATCCGCTTCGCCCGCGTCGCCCACGCGGCCCGGAGCCGCCGGAGCCGCCGGGGCGGGGGTGGCGGAGCTGGCGGCGGTGGCGGTGCGGTCCCAGCCGTCGTCGGCGGAGGCCGCCGTCCTCACCGCACGGCACCGCGAGGGCCTGGCCCTGGCGCGGCACGGCCGCTGGGCCGAGGCGGGCGAGGTCCACCAGGCCGTCGCCGCCGCACGGGCGGCACTCCTCGGCCCCGATCACCCCGACACCCTGGCCAGCCGTCGGGAGGCCGCCCTCAGCCTCAGTCGTACCGGCCGGTCCGCGGACGCGCTGCGCGCCTACACGGAGATCGCCGCGGCCGGGGCGCGCGTCCTGGGACCCGACGATCCCGACACGCTCGCGGCCCGCCAGGAGACGGCCTACGTCCTCGGCCGGCTGGGCCGGCACGCCGAGGCCCACCAGGTGTACACCTCGGTGCTCGCCGCCCGGCTGCGCGTCATGGGCCCCGACCATCCCGACACCCTGCGCTGCCGCCACAACCTCGCCGTCAGCCTCAGCAGGCTCGGCCGCCCCGGGGAATCCCGCCGCATCGCCCTCGAAGTGGCAGCCGCCCGGGCCAGGGTGCTCGGCCCGGAGCATGCCGACACCCTCGTCACCCGCTACGAAGTCGCCTACGCACTCGGCCAGTCGGGCCGCTGGGAGGAGGCGCTGCACACCTACCGCGAGGTCGCCGAGGCACGCGCCCGGACCCTGGGCGCCGACCACCCCGACACCCTCGCCGCCCGCCACGAGACCGGCATCTGCCTGGGCCGCCTCGGCCGCGGCGAGGACGCCCTGCGCGTCTACCGCGACCTGGTCGTCGACCGCACCCGTGTACAGGGTCCGCAGCACCCCGAGACCCTGCGCGCCCGGCACGGAACGGGCGTCAACCTCGGCCGACTCGGCCGGTGGGAGGAGGCCCTGGCCGAGGCCCGCGATGTCCGCGCGCTACGCGAACGCGCTCTCGGCACCGGCCACCCCGACACCCTGGTCAGCCGCCGAGAGATCGCCGTCGCCCTGAGCTGGCTCGGCCGCTGGGCCGATGCGCTCACCGAGCACCGACGGGTCGCCGCCGCCCGCGAGAGGATTCTCGGCCCCGGCCACCCCGACACCCTCGCCAGCCGCCACGACGAGGCACACTGCCTGGAACAGCTCGGCCACGGCGCCGAGGCGGCCGAGCTGTACCGAAGGGTCGCGGTGCTGCGGCGGCGTCCGGATTCCGGCGGCTGCTGA
- a CDS encoding oxygenase MpaB family protein, with the protein MGDPGLFTPHSVTWQMHGDPMMWIAGIRALYLQALHPRAVRGVMQNSDFRRDAWGRLMRTADFVGTTTYGTTEAAERAGARVRKIHRMLTATDPETGERYGVDEPELLLWVHCAEIDSYLEVLRRSGFPLTGAQADRYLAEHRVSARLVGLDPDAVPVDRAGMAAYFEKVRPELAAGPEAREVDDFLLRPPTQPLLVPAREVLWRRVAHLAYASLPPYAHELYGRPAPAPAVVTRRLRATGTLLRRVPARLRWQLPPKHVLRAVARLGPGARPAPYKVGP; encoded by the coding sequence ATGGGCGATCCCGGGCTGTTCACCCCGCACTCCGTGACCTGGCAGATGCACGGCGACCCCATGATGTGGATCGCCGGTATCCGTGCGCTCTACCTCCAGGCACTCCACCCGCGCGCGGTCCGCGGCGTCATGCAGAACTCCGACTTCCGCCGCGACGCCTGGGGCCGGCTGATGCGCACCGCCGACTTCGTCGGGACGACGACCTACGGCACGACGGAGGCGGCCGAGCGGGCGGGCGCCCGGGTGCGGAAGATCCATCGCATGCTCACCGCGACGGACCCGGAGACCGGCGAGCGGTACGGCGTCGACGAGCCCGAGCTGCTGCTCTGGGTGCACTGCGCGGAGATCGACTCCTATCTGGAGGTGCTGCGCCGCTCCGGGTTCCCCCTCACCGGCGCCCAGGCCGACCGGTACCTCGCCGAACACCGGGTCAGCGCCCGCCTGGTGGGGCTGGACCCGGACGCCGTACCGGTGGACCGGGCCGGCATGGCCGCGTACTTCGAGAAGGTGCGGCCGGAACTCGCCGCGGGACCCGAGGCGCGCGAGGTGGACGACTTCCTGCTCCGCCCGCCGACGCAGCCGCTCCTCGTCCCGGCGCGGGAGGTGCTGTGGCGGCGCGTGGCGCACCTGGCATACGCCTCCCTGCCCCCGTACGCCCACGAGTTGTACGGCAGACCGGCCCCCGCCCCCGCTGTCGTCACCCGCCGGCTGCGGGCCACCGGCACCCTGCTGCGCCGCGTTCCCGCACGTCTGCGCTGGCAGTTGCCGCCCAAACACGTCCTGCGTGCCGTGGCGAGGCTCGGCCCCGGAGCCCGACCGGCACCGTACAAAGTGGGGCCATAG
- a CDS encoding ferredoxin has product MTPPTSEQQLYRFLEDRFTCAQACSECARACAVRVSLLDPDGTERLDRIRRMGVICAEVCDATCGMLSEQSPQNVHGIKVRLEWCRSICLDCALAFDGAPGAEPAAAACRACAVACADFMTSLD; this is encoded by the coding sequence GTGACCCCGCCGACTTCGGAGCAGCAGCTCTATCGCTTCCTCGAGGACCGCTTCACCTGCGCCCAGGCCTGCTCCGAGTGCGCCCGGGCGTGCGCGGTGCGCGTGAGTCTTCTGGATCCCGACGGCACCGAGCGCCTGGACCGCATACGGCGGATGGGCGTCATCTGCGCCGAGGTGTGCGACGCCACCTGCGGCATGCTGTCCGAACAGAGCCCCCAGAACGTGCACGGGATCAAGGTCCGGCTGGAGTGGTGCCGCTCGATCTGCCTCGACTGCGCCCTCGCCTTCGACGGAGCCCCCGGCGCCGAGCCCGCCGCGGCGGCCTGCCGGGCCTGCGCCGTGGCCTGCGCGGACTTCATGACGAGCCTGGACTGA
- a CDS encoding DUF6479 family protein: MSTATMQLAAASGLMSLALFLVAVALLALLAGGFWFNSRIKYLESTRPRPDEQPHLPPEGAVHEIRENREPDEIPHIPKGERPLTPYELTNKGTKTSTDTDRPRWSKGTSGSFGGGGLGAH, encoded by the coding sequence ATGAGTACCGCAACGATGCAGCTGGCCGCGGCGAGCGGCCTCATGAGCCTCGCGCTCTTCCTGGTGGCCGTGGCCCTGCTGGCGCTGCTCGCCGGCGGCTTCTGGTTCAACTCGCGCATCAAGTACCTCGAGTCCACCCGGCCGCGTCCCGACGAACAGCCGCACCTGCCGCCGGAGGGCGCGGTGCACGAGATCCGGGAGAACAGGGAACCGGACGAGATTCCGCACATCCCCAAGGGCGAACGCCCACTGACCCCGTACGAGCTGACCAACAAGGGCACCAAGACGAGCACCGACACGGACCGCCCGCGCTGGAGCAAGGGCACGAGCGGCTCGTTCGGCGGCGGCGGACTCGGCGCCCACTGA
- a CDS encoding RpiB/LacA/LacB family sugar-phosphate isomerase gives MKISVSSDMDEPVARLLVEELRRRGHEVREHGALRDGADPQWAVCSEAAARDVADGAADQAVVCCWTGTGASIAANKVPGVRAALCTDAYTADGARRWNDANVLALGLRLTSAPVLKEILDAWFTAEASPDAEDRQNVARVGRLDAARKVC, from the coding sequence ATGAAGATCTCCGTCTCCTCCGACATGGACGAACCCGTGGCCCGCCTCCTCGTGGAGGAGCTGCGCCGGCGCGGGCACGAGGTGCGTGAGCACGGCGCGTTGCGGGACGGCGCGGACCCGCAGTGGGCCGTGTGCTCGGAGGCGGCCGCCCGGGACGTGGCCGACGGTGCGGCCGATCAGGCGGTCGTGTGCTGCTGGACCGGTACGGGTGCCTCCATCGCCGCGAACAAGGTGCCGGGTGTCCGCGCCGCCCTCTGTACGGACGCGTACACGGCGGACGGCGCACGCCGCTGGAACGACGCCAACGTCCTCGCGCTCGGCCTGCGGCTCACCTCGGCGCCGGTACTGAAGGAGATCCTCGACGCCTGGTTCACGGCCGAGGCGAGCCCGGACGCGGAGGACCGGCAGAACGTGGCCCGTGTCGGCCGTCTGGACGCCGCCAGGAAGGTCTGCTGA
- a CDS encoding rhodanese-like domain-containing protein, translating into MSDIDTSPAMRVPPAAPAEAAAFFTARLTFQADVSDVRASLDSGAPGFVLVDSRGTAGWQQGHVPGAVHLPVADIPDRAASLLAPRVPVITYCWGPGCDGATRAALALARLGYQVKEMIGGIEYWIREGFPVEGATGTERRAADPLTAPIGSPTCAC; encoded by the coding sequence ATGAGTGACATCGACACGAGCCCGGCGATGCGGGTGCCGCCCGCGGCCCCCGCGGAAGCCGCCGCCTTCTTCACCGCACGCCTGACCTTCCAGGCGGACGTCTCCGACGTCCGCGCCTCACTCGACTCCGGCGCCCCCGGCTTCGTCCTGGTCGACTCGCGCGGGACCGCCGGCTGGCAGCAGGGTCACGTGCCCGGTGCTGTGCACCTGCCCGTCGCCGACATCCCGGATCGCGCCGCAAGCCTGCTGGCCCCGCGGGTTCCGGTCATCACCTACTGCTGGGGGCCCGGCTGCGACGGCGCCACCCGTGCGGCACTCGCCCTCGCCCGACTCGGCTACCAGGTCAAGGAGATGATCGGAGGCATCGAGTACTGGATCCGCGAGGGGTTCCCGGTGGAAGGCGCGACCGGTACGGAGCGGCGCGCGGCCGACCCGTTGACGGCACCGATCGGGTCCCCCACCTGTGCGTGCTGA
- a CDS encoding Lrp/AsnC family transcriptional regulator, with product MAADSLDETDMRILEALQRDGRASYAELARTVSMSASAVTERVRRLEESGVIRGYSAVVDPERLGLGILAFVRLRYPTGNYKPFHDLVATTPEIMEAHHVTGEDCFVLKVLARSMRHLERTTGRIAALGSVTTSVVYSSPLPNRAITTMPS from the coding sequence ATGGCCGCTGATTCCCTCGACGAGACCGACATGCGCATCCTGGAAGCCCTGCAGCGCGACGGACGGGCGAGCTATGCCGAACTGGCGCGGACCGTGTCCATGTCCGCCAGTGCCGTCACCGAGCGGGTCCGACGGCTCGAGGAGAGCGGCGTGATCCGCGGCTATTCCGCCGTCGTGGATCCGGAGCGACTCGGGCTCGGCATCCTGGCCTTTGTGCGGCTGCGCTATCCGACCGGCAACTACAAGCCGTTCCACGACCTCGTCGCGACCACCCCCGAGATCATGGAAGCGCACCATGTGACCGGAGAGGACTGCTTCGTACTGAAGGTCCTCGCTCGTTCCATGCGGCACCTGGAACGGACAACCGGCCGTATCGCCGCACTGGGCTCCGTCACCACCAGCGTCGTCTACTCCAGCCCGCTCCCGAACCGCGCGATCACCACGATGCCCTCATAG